One Nitrospira sp. DNA window includes the following coding sequences:
- a CDS encoding putative MFS-type transporter, whose protein sequence is MSLDASDGTVSRGWRLIRTKDFGLLWWGQVTSQVGEGLNKVALLWFVYGLTGSAMKMTVVGLLQTVPPLLFGPLIGVYLDRWHKKKVMVWVDLLRAVLTFMIPALYAADALSIEGLYTLIFLTSVVSTVFGPALVSAVPLLVRPSELMSANALIQGTNNIGMLLGPAISGVMIALIDAENVLFVNSATFLISALCLLPIRFMVPQAQQAQVSPSIWKELSIGFRFVFKHQSMVLTLVVISSLYNLGVSAFVFILPVYAKEFLQVGPVQLGWLWSALGVGMLTVSTWLAWKQHCDMQGRLRIVVGGMTVGGIAVCSLSLLETPLVAAAVVIVIGGSTAVLNPIVWALLQEVTPEPLIGRVLTTFSVGSMAAAMAGMTGFGWVTDAVGPAASLVGLGLVLLLTAGVAVQCTRRTIGLNAAVA, encoded by the coding sequence ATGTCTCTCGATGCATCGGATGGAACGGTCAGTCGAGGGTGGCGTCTTATCAGGACGAAAGACTTCGGGTTGCTCTGGTGGGGACAGGTGACATCTCAGGTCGGTGAAGGGCTGAATAAAGTCGCCCTCTTATGGTTCGTCTATGGGTTAACCGGATCGGCGATGAAAATGACCGTCGTGGGGCTGTTGCAGACGGTTCCCCCGTTGCTCTTCGGGCCTCTCATCGGCGTGTATCTGGATCGATGGCATAAGAAAAAGGTGATGGTATGGGTGGATCTGCTTCGGGCGGTCTTGACCTTCATGATCCCGGCTCTGTATGCGGCCGACGCGCTGTCGATCGAAGGTTTGTATACACTGATTTTTCTGACGTCCGTGGTGTCCACGGTATTCGGTCCTGCGCTGGTCTCGGCCGTGCCCCTACTGGTTCGGCCGTCCGAATTGATGTCCGCCAATGCGCTGATTCAAGGGACCAACAACATCGGTATGCTCTTGGGCCCTGCGATCAGCGGCGTGATGATTGCGTTGATCGATGCGGAGAATGTGTTGTTCGTCAATTCGGCGACGTTCCTGATCTCTGCCTTATGTCTCTTGCCCATTCGGTTCATGGTTCCTCAGGCGCAACAGGCCCAGGTGTCTCCGTCCATCTGGAAAGAACTGTCCATCGGTTTCCGGTTCGTGTTCAAACACCAGTCGATGGTTCTGACATTGGTGGTGATTTCGTCGCTGTACAATCTCGGGGTCAGCGCATTCGTCTTTATCCTGCCGGTCTATGCTAAGGAATTTCTCCAGGTTGGGCCGGTGCAATTGGGATGGCTGTGGTCGGCTCTGGGCGTCGGGATGTTGACGGTCTCGACCTGGTTGGCTTGGAAACAGCACTGTGACATGCAGGGCCGTTTGCGCATCGTGGTGGGCGGGATGACGGTCGGAGGGATTGCGGTCTGCAGCCTCAGTCTCCTTGAAACGCCGCTCGTCGCGGCAGCCGTCGTCATTGTCATCGGAGGGAGTACCGCGGTGCTGAATCCGATCGTGTGGGCCCTGCTGCAGGAAGTGACACCGGAACCCCTCATCGGCCGGGTGTTGACGACGTTCAGCGTGGGGTCGATGGCAGCCGCGATGGCCGGCATGACAGGATTCGGCTGGGTGACCGATGCAGTCGGACCGGCAGCAAGCCTCGTGGGATTGGGCCTGGTGTTGTTATTGACGGCGGGAGTGGCCGTGCAATGTACCCGTCGAACGATCGGTCTGAATGCGGCGGTTGCGTAA